In a genomic window of Gossypium arboreum isolate Shixiya-1 chromosome 7, ASM2569848v2, whole genome shotgun sequence:
- the LOC128295085 gene encoding uncharacterized protein LOC128295085, with protein sequence MFAAFLVRKIITQAASVQNLSYYKLTMAPRRRTDHVASKPEMTKKHLKVREKAKRLKAEMVGKVRDDQLGFKEEQIKSITKFGEIERQCHELKQEVQMIAKQSTMTGIKLVVMLGILKAHEGGDLVQAANLTRFLREVVAMEKANEILAQVKDEEDS encoded by the exons ATGTTTGCAGCCTTTTTAGTAAGGAAGATCATAACTCAAGCTGCTTCAGTTCAGAACTTGAGctattacaagcttacaatggcACCCAGAAGAAGGACTGATCATGTGGCGTCGAAACCAGAAATGACGAAGAAGCATTTGAAAGTGAGGGAAAAAGCCAAACGACTGAAAGCCGAGATGGTTGGAAAGGTAAGGGACGACCAACTAGGTTTCAAAGAGGAGCAGATAAAATCAATAACAAAGTTCGGAGAGATTGAGAGGCAATGTCATGAGCTGAAACAAGAAGTTCAAATGATCGCCAAACAATCAACCATGACTGGAATCAAGCTGGTTGTCATGTTGGGAATCTTAAAAGCTCATGAGGGTGGAGATTTGGTTCAAGCTGCTAATCTCACTCGCTTCCTTCG TGAAGTTGTTGCCATGGAAAAAGCAAATGAAATCTTGGCTCAAGTCAAAGATGAAGAAGATTCATAG
- the LOC128295570 gene encoding uncharacterized protein LOC128295570, translated as MAPRRTDNLEMEKKHLKVRAKVKQLKAEMRKIREDQRCIREEQIKLTTRFEEMERQCHELKQEVRMIAKQSAITRLKMGVMLGILKAREGGDLVQAATLTRFLGQIVAMEKVNANLALSQR; from the exons ATGGCACCCAGAAGGACTGATAACCTAGAAATGGAGAAGAAGCATTTGAAAGTGAGGGCCAAAGTCAAACAACTGAAAGCCGAGATGAGAAAGATAAGGGAAGATCAACGATGCATAAGAGAGGAGCAGATAAAATTAACGACAAGGTTCGAAGAGATGGAGAGGCAATGTCATGAGCTGAAACAAGAAGTTCGAATGATCGCCAAACAATCAGCTATTACTCGACTCAAGATGGGTGTCATGTTGGGAATCTTGAAAGCTCGTGAGGGAGGAGATTTGGTTCAAGCTGCTACTCTCACTCGCTTCCTTGG ACAAATTGTTGCCATGGAGAAAGTAAATGCAAACTTGGCTCTAAGTCAAAGATGA